From one Candidatus Cloacimonadota bacterium genomic stretch:
- a CDS encoding YgiQ family radical SAM protein — translation MPFLPTNLQEAQARGWHELDVVIVSGDAYVDHPSFGAAIIGRQLEAAGFRVGIIPQPDPSTDADFMALGAPRLFFGVTAGNMDSLVCNYTAQRKKRNDDAYSPGGKAGLRPDRASLIYANVLKRLYKKVPLVLGGIEASLRRLAHYDFWQDKVRASLLADTKASLLVYGMGENAVVEIARALRDGKQISELREIPGTVAFNPEPPDAEDLVLPDNLACVDKATFHRMTHLFEENQHTRTLFQLNGGRWLRHNPPAAGLSQKDQDALYALPFEYAPHTRYGQHKIPAFEQIRDSLTSHRGCYGGCNFCAISSHQGRAIRSRSADSIVNEAKTLSARRKRAITLSDVGGPTANMYASSCELDWPDSCKRPSCLYPKICPRLKPAHQEQLKLLDKLERLPQVNHVFIASGIRHDLALRSPAYISALATKYTGGRLKLAPEHSVPAVLRLMGKPDTSSFEEFSREFFQACKQAGLKRQIIPYIIIGHPGTTIEDALELRQWLVRNHLRVEQVQEFTPTPMTISTCMYYTGLDYYTGKPIHVPKPSEIRRQKELALWHLN, via the coding sequence ATGCCCTTTCTGCCCACCAATCTGCAAGAAGCCCAGGCCCGCGGCTGGCACGAACTTGACGTCGTGATCGTCTCCGGTGATGCCTACGTGGACCATCCCAGCTTCGGCGCGGCCATCATCGGCCGGCAGCTGGAAGCGGCCGGGTTCCGCGTGGGGATCATTCCCCAACCGGATCCCTCTACAGACGCGGACTTCATGGCCTTGGGCGCACCCCGCCTCTTTTTCGGCGTAACGGCCGGCAACATGGATTCCCTGGTTTGTAACTACACCGCCCAGCGCAAGAAACGCAATGACGACGCCTACAGCCCAGGCGGCAAAGCCGGGTTGCGTCCGGACCGCGCTTCCCTGATCTACGCGAACGTACTGAAACGCCTTTACAAAAAGGTCCCGCTGGTGCTGGGAGGCATCGAGGCTTCCCTGCGGCGCCTGGCGCATTATGATTTCTGGCAGGATAAAGTCCGTGCCAGCCTGCTGGCGGATACCAAAGCCTCACTTCTGGTTTACGGCATGGGCGAAAACGCGGTCGTGGAGATAGCCCGGGCTTTGCGGGATGGCAAACAGATCAGCGAACTCAGGGAAATCCCGGGAACTGTGGCCTTCAACCCGGAACCGCCTGACGCGGAGGACTTGGTGCTGCCGGACAACCTTGCCTGCGTGGACAAAGCCACTTTTCACCGCATGACCCACCTCTTCGAGGAAAACCAGCATACGAGAACCCTCTTCCAGTTGAACGGCGGCCGCTGGCTGCGGCACAATCCACCCGCGGCGGGGCTGTCTCAAAAGGACCAGGACGCGCTCTACGCCCTGCCCTTTGAATACGCGCCCCATACACGTTACGGCCAGCACAAGATCCCCGCTTTCGAGCAGATCAGGGATTCGCTCACTTCCCACCGCGGTTGTTACGGCGGTTGCAATTTCTGCGCCATCTCCTCCCACCAGGGAAGGGCGATCCGGTCGCGTTCCGCGGATTCCATCGTCAATGAGGCCAAAACCCTCTCCGCGCGCCGAAAAAGAGCCATCACCCTCAGCGATGTGGGCGGTCCCACGGCCAATATGTATGCCTCCAGCTGTGAGCTTGACTGGCCCGACAGCTGCAAACGCCCATCCTGCCTTTATCCAAAGATCTGCCCCCGGCTCAAGCCCGCGCATCAGGAACAGCTGAAACTGCTGGATAAGCTGGAGCGATTGCCGCAGGTCAATCACGTTTTCATTGCCTCCGGGATCAGGCACGACCTGGCTTTGCGCAGCCCCGCCTACATTTCCGCCCTGGCCACCAAATACACCGGCGGCAGGCTCAAACTTGCCCCGGAGCACAGCGTCCCAGCCGTTTTGCGCCTGATGGGAAAGCCGGATACGAGCAGCTTTGAGGAGTTTTCCCGCGAGTTCTTCCAGGCCTGCAAACAAGCCGGCCTCAAACGCCAGATCATCCCCTACATCATCATCGGGCATCCCGGCACCACCATCGAGGACGCGCTTGAACTGCGCCAATGGCTGGTGCGGAACCACCTCCGGGTGGAACAGGTGCAGGAATTCACCCCCACCCCGATGACGATCAGCACTTGCATGTACTACACAGGATTGGATTATTACACCGGCAAGCCCATCCACGTGCCCAAACCCTCGGAGATCAGGCGCCAAAAAGAACTCGCGCTCTGGCATCTGAACTGA
- a CDS encoding response regulator: MNTRILLVDDDRLLREVIGDFLRSRGYTVDIAQNRREAGEHLQKEKYGLALIDHGHKQASGIRLMREIRQADPNVFCLIMTGFSGLKAVAAAMEEGFTDYILKPFQLEELINILQKYL, translated from the coding sequence ATGAACACAAGGATCCTGCTGGTTGACGATGACCGGCTTCTGCGGGAAGTCATCGGTGACTTTCTGCGCTCAAGAGGCTATACGGTGGACATCGCCCAAAACCGCAGAGAGGCCGGGGAGCATTTGCAAAAGGAAAAGTATGGCCTCGCCCTGATCGACCACGGACACAAGCAGGCCAGCGGGATCAGGCTGATGCGTGAGATACGGCAGGCCGATCCGAACGTGTTTTGCCTGATAATGACGGGTTTTTCCGGCCTCAAAGCGGTGGCCGCGGCGATGGAGGAAGGGTTCACGGATTATATCCTGAAACCCTTTCAGCTGGAGGAACTGATCAACATCCTGCAAAAATATCTCTGA
- a CDS encoding FecR domain-containing protein — MNKTVFCIAMFLVGASLLSATGIAVISGQQGKATLRRANKSVKFANGSILESNDVLETGRKSGLGFKYADGLAALHLFSETQASLTAKAVLTGLNKEVELQKGSLYVKQQPGGGTLAVVFGKSQVSAEEASFLIRTDGGGKAWISVFSGTVKITNTNGAIATLGAQRSADLSARGQVKARPARNADLTTDELAVVNPRPEEDQRKITVPMADSQGRIKYVELVW, encoded by the coding sequence ATGAACAAGACAGTGTTTTGCATCGCAATGTTCCTTGTGGGCGCGTCCCTGCTCTCCGCCACCGGCATCGCCGTGATCTCCGGCCAACAGGGCAAAGCTACCCTGCGCCGGGCGAACAAGAGCGTCAAATTCGCCAACGGCAGCATCTTGGAAAGCAACGACGTGCTCGAGACCGGCAGGAAATCCGGCCTCGGCTTCAAGTATGCCGATGGCCTGGCCGCGCTGCACCTCTTTTCCGAAACCCAGGCCAGCCTCACTGCCAAAGCCGTTCTGACAGGCTTAAATAAAGAAGTGGAACTGCAAAAAGGCAGCCTCTACGTGAAACAGCAGCCCGGCGGCGGCACCCTGGCCGTGGTGTTCGGAAAGAGCCAGGTGAGCGCCGAAGAAGCTTCTTTCCTGATTCGCACGGACGGTGGGGGAAAGGCCTGGATATCTGTGTTTTCGGGAACGGTGAAGATCACCAACACCAATGGGGCGATCGCCACGCTCGGGGCCCAGCGCAGTGCCGACCTTTCGGCCCGGGGACAGGTGAAGGCGCGCCCCGCCAGGAATGCCGATCTCACCACGGATGAACTGGCCGTGGTGAATCCCAGGCCGGAAGAGGATCAGCGCAAGATCACAGTACCCATGGCCGACAGCCAGGGGCGGATCAAGTATGTGGAATTAGTTTGGTGA
- a CDS encoding D-alanine--D-alanine ligase gives MERITVLKGGDSPEREVSLVSGAAIANGLRGSGLEVTELDPADFSSLDKLIDRLKELGTGLIFLGLHGGSGENGQLQAALDLAGLRYTGSGFQACALTMDKYVAKLLAREEGVPVADWVLLRGDQLGDYEDPRDLQGIVDKLGLPLIVKPNAGGSSVGISKVETTDQLREATQQALKYSSSALLERFIPGRELTVTVLDGTALPVVEIKPLSGWYDYANKYKAGRSEYLAPAPIEEAVAQLIQMYAARLWQVFGLRSYARIDFRYDGDQPYFLEVNTLPGMTPLSLTPMAAKAVGISFADLVVKIAHLALNQDETEES, from the coding sequence ATGGAAAGAATAACAGTGTTGAAAGGCGGTGATTCCCCCGAGCGGGAGGTTTCGCTGGTGAGCGGAGCCGCGATCGCCAACGGGCTGCGCGGATCAGGGCTTGAGGTCACGGAGCTGGATCCGGCTGATTTTTCGAGTCTGGATAAACTGATCGACAGGCTGAAGGAATTGGGCACAGGGCTCATCTTTCTGGGCCTGCACGGGGGTTCCGGCGAAAACGGACAGCTGCAGGCCGCTTTGGATCTGGCAGGTTTGCGCTACACGGGATCCGGCTTTCAGGCCTGCGCCCTCACCATGGACAAGTATGTGGCCAAACTGCTGGCCAGGGAGGAAGGGGTGCCGGTGGCGGACTGGGTGCTGCTGCGGGGTGACCAACTGGGCGATTATGAGGACCCGCGTGACCTGCAGGGCATCGTGGACAAACTGGGCCTGCCACTGATCGTGAAACCCAACGCTGGCGGCTCCTCCGTCGGCATCAGCAAAGTGGAGACCACCGACCAGCTTCGGGAAGCCACCCAGCAGGCCCTCAAATACTCTTCCAGCGCGCTTTTGGAGCGCTTCATCCCCGGGCGCGAGCTAACAGTTACGGTGCTGGACGGCACAGCCCTGCCTGTGGTGGAGATCAAACCCCTTAGCGGCTGGTACGATTATGCCAACAAATACAAAGCCGGGCGCTCCGAATACCTGGCTCCGGCCCCCATCGAGGAAGCCGTGGCCCAGTTGATCCAGATGTACGCGGCAAGGCTGTGGCAGGTCTTTGGCCTGCGGAGCTACGCGCGCATAGATTTCCGTTACGATGGCGACCAACCCTATTTCCTGGAAGTGAACACCCTGCCCGGAATGACCCCGCTGAGTCTTACCCCGATGGCTGCAAAGGCTGTGGGGATCAGCTTCGCGGACCTGGTGGTCAAGATCGCCCACCTGGCCCTGAATCAAGACGAAACAGAGGAATCATGA
- a CDS encoding cold shock domain-containing protein: MRGKVKWFNKNKGYGFIITDDNKEYFVHWKSIVTNSPRELKVLEQDEIVTFDLMETDKGTQAINIIRVTG; the protein is encoded by the coding sequence ATGAGAGGAAAAGTTAAGTGGTTTAACAAGAATAAAGGCTACGGCTTTATTATCACCGACGACAACAAAGAGTATTTCGTGCACTGGAAGTCCATCGTGACCAATTCCCCCCGCGAACTTAAGGTGCTCGAGCAGGACGAGATCGTAACTTTTGACCTGATGGAGACAGACAAAGGCACCCAGGCCATCAACATCATCAGGGTCACCGGCTAA